A stretch of Henckelia pumila isolate YLH828 chromosome 4, ASM3356847v2, whole genome shotgun sequence DNA encodes these proteins:
- the LOC140865427 gene encoding F-box/LRR-repeat protein At3g59190-like isoform X1: MSGKVLIDSNQTKKRRTTYDENNGQDIISNLPESITSRILSLLPTKDALRTCVLSKDWEHKWTGIYNIDVNDDVRFVLKKTRKTSFINFVDRIFFLSQNSSLKRFGLRCRFVYNAHRMISWISAALMRNVEDLDIVYNDDNVVLPGRLFDCKSLTIMKLRCPCIFRVSAQNLFSSLKSLCLAQTRVRGEHVPGTSKLVFEFPALEKLELLNCKWLKMSFVEISAPALSQFKVIRHSNLPEDKCQIKFFKAKLVKCEFVGQFVEDFDFSASSVFSATLNTYEYDTRVRKMGLQARLLFKGFSGLKDLKIPGLVVEAVTQSDQMPPLPSFNMLKRLEVFTKCNSGSLLKLLHVMPFLESIVLAMCFWNDYDYDEVESVPSCIVSHLRRVRFSSFSQRLPDYRMAQFLCTNALQLKKIEGLRRESSEERQRKKMYGQVREESEEKEIANIWAKLKCV; this comes from the exons ATGAGTGGAAAAGTTCTGATTGACAGCAATCAAACTAAGAAACGAAGAACCACTTATGATGAAAACAACGGCCAGGACATCATCAGTAATCTGCCTGAAAGTATTACTAGTCGAATTCTATCCCTCCTGCCCACAAAGGATGCTCTACGAACTTGTGTTTTGTCCAAGGATTGGGAACACAAGTGGACTGGCATTTACAATATAGACGTCAATGATGACGTGCGGTTTGTGCTAAAGAAAACTAGAAAGACTAGCTTTATTAATTTTGTGGACAGGATCTTCTTTCTTTCTCAGAATTCAAGCTTAAAAAGATTTGGTCTTCGGTGTCGTTTTGTGTACAATGCACATCGCATGATATCATGGATATCTGCTGCATTAATGAGAAACGTTGAGGATTTGGATATAGTTTATAATGATGACAATGTTGTTTTACCGGGTCGCCTTTTTGATTGCAAGTCATTGACTATAATGAAACTACGATGTCCTTGTATTTTCAGAGTTTCAGCCCAGAATTTGTTTTCCAGTCTCAAGAGTTTGTGTCTTGCTCAAACTAGAGTTCGAGGTGAGCATGTTCCTGGTACCAGCAAATTGGTGTTTGAGTTTCCGGCCCTGGAAAAGCTTGAGCTACTAAACTGCAAATGGTTGAAAATGAGTTTTGTGGAAATCAGTGCGCCAGCTTTGAGTCAGTTCAAGGTGATACGCCACTCAAATCTTCCTGAAGATAAATGTCAGATCAAGTTTTTTAAAGCCAAGCTCGTGAAGTGTGAATTTGTTGGTCAATTTGTTGAGGATTTTGATTTTAGCGCATCATCAGTTTTTTCTGCAACTCTTAATACTTATGAATATGACACTCGCGTTAGGAAGATGGGATTACAAGCTCGGCTCTTATTTAAAGGATTCTCTGGTCTAAAAGATTTGAAAATACCCGGGCTGGTTGTTGAG GCCGTCACCCAATCTGATCAAATGCCTCCACTTCCTAGTTTTAATATGCTGAAGCGACTAGAAGTTTTTACAAAATGCAACAGTGGATCACTTCTAAAGTTGCTTCATGTGATGCCATTTCTTGAATCGATCGTCTTAGCGATG TGTTTCTGgaatgattatgattatgatgaGGTGGAATCTGTGCCGTCCTGTATCGTATCTCATCTTAGAAGAGTCCGGTTCAGTTCGTTCAGTCAAAGGTTACCAGATTATCGAATGGCACAGTTTTTGTGCACAAATGCTTTACAGCTGAAGAAAATAGAGGGGCTGCGCAGGGAGAGTTCTGAAGAAAGGCAAAGGAAGAAAATGTATGGGCAGGTGAGGGAGGAATCTGAAGAAAAGGAAATTGCGAATATTTGGGCAAAACTGAAGTGTGtttaa
- the LOC140865427 gene encoding F-box/LRR-repeat protein At4g14103-like isoform X2 — MSGKVLIDSNQTKKRRTTYDENNGQDIISNLPESITSRILSLLPTKDALRTCVLSKDWEHKWTGIYNIDVNDDVRFVLKKTRKTSFINFVDRIFFLSQNSSLKRFGLRCRFVYNAHRMISWISAALMRNVEDLDIVYNDDNVVLPGRLFDCKSLTIMKLRCPCIFRVSAQNLFSSLKSLCLAQTRVRGEHVPGTSKLVFEFPALEKLELLNCKWLKMSFVEISAPALSQFKMGLQARLLFKGFSGLKDLKIPGLVVEAVTQSDQMPPLPSFNMLKRLEVFTKCNSGSLLKLLHVMPFLESIVLAMCFWNDYDYDEVESVPSCIVSHLRRVRFSSFSQRLPDYRMAQFLCTNALQLKKIEGLRRESSEERQRKKMYGQVREESEEKEIANIWAKLKCV; from the exons ATGAGTGGAAAAGTTCTGATTGACAGCAATCAAACTAAGAAACGAAGAACCACTTATGATGAAAACAACGGCCAGGACATCATCAGTAATCTGCCTGAAAGTATTACTAGTCGAATTCTATCCCTCCTGCCCACAAAGGATGCTCTACGAACTTGTGTTTTGTCCAAGGATTGGGAACACAAGTGGACTGGCATTTACAATATAGACGTCAATGATGACGTGCGGTTTGTGCTAAAGAAAACTAGAAAGACTAGCTTTATTAATTTTGTGGACAGGATCTTCTTTCTTTCTCAGAATTCAAGCTTAAAAAGATTTGGTCTTCGGTGTCGTTTTGTGTACAATGCACATCGCATGATATCATGGATATCTGCTGCATTAATGAGAAACGTTGAGGATTTGGATATAGTTTATAATGATGACAATGTTGTTTTACCGGGTCGCCTTTTTGATTGCAAGTCATTGACTATAATGAAACTACGATGTCCTTGTATTTTCAGAGTTTCAGCCCAGAATTTGTTTTCCAGTCTCAAGAGTTTGTGTCTTGCTCAAACTAGAGTTCGAGGTGAGCATGTTCCTGGTACCAGCAAATTGGTGTTTGAGTTTCCGGCCCTGGAAAAGCTTGAGCTACTAAACTGCAAATGGTTGAAAATGAGTTTTGTGGAAATCAGTGCGCCAGCTTTGAGTCAGTTCAAG ATGGGATTACAAGCTCGGCTCTTATTTAAAGGATTCTCTGGTCTAAAAGATTTGAAAATACCCGGGCTGGTTGTTGAG GCCGTCACCCAATCTGATCAAATGCCTCCACTTCCTAGTTTTAATATGCTGAAGCGACTAGAAGTTTTTACAAAATGCAACAGTGGATCACTTCTAAAGTTGCTTCATGTGATGCCATTTCTTGAATCGATCGTCTTAGCGATG TGTTTCTGgaatgattatgattatgatgaGGTGGAATCTGTGCCGTCCTGTATCGTATCTCATCTTAGAAGAGTCCGGTTCAGTTCGTTCAGTCAAAGGTTACCAGATTATCGAATGGCACAGTTTTTGTGCACAAATGCTTTACAGCTGAAGAAAATAGAGGGGCTGCGCAGGGAGAGTTCTGAAGAAAGGCAAAGGAAGAAAATGTATGGGCAGGTGAGGGAGGAATCTGAAGAAAAGGAAATTGCGAATATTTGGGCAAAACTGAAGTGTGtttaa